One window of the Methylocystis parvus OBBP genome contains the following:
- a CDS encoding VirB3 family type IV secretion system protein, which produces MENGSFPVGGPISGFRVPVRRALTEPIFLGGAPRSIAILNGTLAAALGLGLRLWLAGLAFWVVAQFAAVWAAKRDPDFVEVVRRHLRYPTHFGV; this is translated from the coding sequence ATGGAGAACGGCTCTTTTCCCGTCGGAGGCCCCATCTCAGGCTTTCGCGTTCCCGTTCGCCGCGCGCTCACCGAGCCGATCTTCCTTGGCGGCGCGCCGCGGTCGATCGCCATCCTGAATGGCACGCTCGCCGCGGCGCTCGGCCTCGGTCTGCGGCTTTGGCTGGCCGGGCTCGCCTTCTGGGTCGTCGCGCAATTCGCGGCGGTCTGGGCGGCCAAGCGCGATCCGGACTTCGTCGAAGTCGTCCGTCGGCATCTGCGCTACCCGACGCATTTCGGGGTGTGA
- a CDS encoding TrbC/VirB2 family protein, whose product MNRFPIRNRLRARISFDLAFLISAAALSTPALAAGSNMPWEQPLQQILQSIEGPVAKIIAVIIIITTGLTLAFGDTSGGFRRLVQIVFGLSIAFAASSFFLSFFSFGGGALI is encoded by the coding sequence ATGAATAGGTTTCCGATCCGCAATCGATTGCGCGCTCGCATTAGTTTTGATCTTGCCTTCCTGATCTCGGCCGCCGCGCTTTCGACGCCTGCCCTCGCCGCCGGCTCCAACATGCCCTGGGAGCAGCCGCTCCAGCAGATCCTGCAATCGATCGAAGGGCCCGTCGCCAAGATCATCGCGGTGATCATCATCATCACGACGGGCCTTACGCTCGCCTTCGGCGACACCTCGGGTGGCTTCCGGCGGCTCGTGCAGATCGTCTTCGGCCTCTCGATCGCGTTCGCCGCCTCTAGCTTCTTTTTGTCCTTCTTTTCCTTCGGCGGCGGAGCGCTGATCTGA